The following coding sequences lie in one Danio rerio strain Tuebingen ecotype United States chromosome 3, GRCz12tu, whole genome shotgun sequence genomic window:
- the trim35-10 gene encoding E3 ubiquitin-protein ligase TRIM35 isoform X2 yields the protein MASLSDDFSCPVCCEIFKDPVFLSCSHSFCKECLQQYWSIMETEECPVCRRKSSRDDPPINLVLRNLCELFLKEKNERCSSVSEEICSLHGEKLKLFCLEDKQPVCVMCVTLQQHENHKFKPIDEAIPMCKEEFNAAVTSLKCKLKRREKMKGQLEETLQHIKTQAERTERQIKHEFESLHQFLRDEEEATITALREEEEQKKQMMKEKLEEMNTHISALSHTIKDSEEMLKANDVCFLKEFPVSMERVQISQPDPQTPSGALINVSCYLGNLPFRVWKKMQEIVYYTPVILDPNTANSSLVLSDDLTSVARDIIIELRPDNPERFDSYCCVLGSEGFTSGTHYWDVEVNESPGWSLGVTTASKQRKGRVFFNTDFWGVQCGPFQLPGVQVQKDLKG from the exons ATGGCTTCGCTTTCTGATGATTTTTCGTGTCCTGTGTGCTGTGAAATCTTCAAGGATCCAGTTTTTCTGTCCTGCAGTCACAGTTTCTGTAAAGAGTGTCTTCAGCAATACTGGAGTATCATGGAAACTGAAGAGTGTCCTGTTTGCCGGAGAAAATCCTCCAGAGATGATCCTCCAATTAATCTTGTGTTAAGAAACCTGTGTGAGTTGTTCCTGAAGGAGAAAAACGAGAGATGTTCATCGGTATCTGAGGAGATCTGCAGTTTACACGGTGAGAAACTCAAACTCTTCTGTCTGGAGGACAAACAgcctgtgtgtgtgatgtgtgtcaCTTTACAGCAACATGAGAATCACAAATTCAAGCCCATCGATGAAGCCATTCCAATGTGTAAG gAGGAGTTCAATGCGGCAGTGACGTCCTTAAAGTGTAAACTTAAACGCAGGGAAAAAATGAAAGGACAGTTGGAGGAAACGCTTCAACACATCAAG ACTCAAGCCGAGCGCACAGAGCGTCAGATTAAACATGAGTTTGAAAGCCTTCATCAGTTTCTCCGAGATGAAGAAGAGGCTACAATCACTGCACTGAGAGAGGAAGAGGAGCAGAAGAAGCAGATGATGAAGGAGAAGCTGGaggagatgaacacacacatctcaGCTCTTTCACACACGATCAAAGACTCGGAGGAGATGCTGAAAGCCAACGACGTCTGCTTTCTAAAG gAGTTTCCAGTCTCGATGGAAAG AGTCCAGATCTCACAGCCGGATCCACAGACGCCTTCTGGAGCTTTGATTAATGTGTCTTGCTACTTGGGGAACCTGCCGTTCAGAGTCTGGAAGAAGATGCAGGAAATTGTCTACTATA CTCCTGTGATTCTGGATCCAAACACTGCAAATTCAAGTCTCGTCCTCTCTGATGATCTGACCAGTGTGGCAAGAGATATAATTATAGAACTGCGCCCTGATAATCCTGAAAGATTTGACAGTTATTGCTGTGTTCTGGGTTCAGAGGGGTTTACCTCAGGAACACACTACTGGGATGTGGAGGTCAACGAGAGCCCAGGCTGGAGTCTTGGAGTAACTACAGCATCAAAACAAAGGAAGGGACGAGTTTTCTTCAACACAGATTTCTGGGGCGTGCAGTGTGGACCGTTTCAGCTGCCTGGCGTTCAGGTTCAGAAGGATCTCAA AGGCTGA
- the trim35-10 gene encoding E3 ubiquitin-protein ligase TRIM35 isoform X1 encodes MASLSDDFSCPVCCEIFKDPVFLSCSHSFCKECLQQYWSIMETEECPVCRRKSSRDDPPINLVLRNLCELFLKEKNERCSSVSEEICSLHGEKLKLFCLEDKQPVCVMCVTLQQHENHKFKPIDEAIPMCKEEFNAAVTSLKCKLKRREKMKGQLEETLQHIKTQAERTERQIKHEFESLHQFLRDEEEATITALREEEEQKKQMMKEKLEEMNTHISALSHTIKDSEEMLKANDVCFLKEFPVSMERVQISQPDPQTPSGALINVSCYLGNLPFRVWKKMQEIVYYTPVILDPNTANSSLVLSDDLTSVARDIIIELRPDNPERFDSYCCVLGSEGFTSGTHYWDVEVNESPGWSLGVTTASKQRKGRVFFNTDFWGVQCGPFQLPGVQVQKDLKYVRVDLDCDSGTVSFSDPVTNTHLHTFTSTLTESVFPFFCSYFTLRILPLGSIQMLEE; translated from the exons ATGGCTTCGCTTTCTGATGATTTTTCGTGTCCTGTGTGCTGTGAAATCTTCAAGGATCCAGTTTTTCTGTCCTGCAGTCACAGTTTCTGTAAAGAGTGTCTTCAGCAATACTGGAGTATCATGGAAACTGAAGAGTGTCCTGTTTGCCGGAGAAAATCCTCCAGAGATGATCCTCCAATTAATCTTGTGTTAAGAAACCTGTGTGAGTTGTTCCTGAAGGAGAAAAACGAGAGATGTTCATCGGTATCTGAGGAGATCTGCAGTTTACACGGTGAGAAACTCAAACTCTTCTGTCTGGAGGACAAACAgcctgtgtgtgtgatgtgtgtcaCTTTACAGCAACATGAGAATCACAAATTCAAGCCCATCGATGAAGCCATTCCAATGTGTAAG gAGGAGTTCAATGCGGCAGTGACGTCCTTAAAGTGTAAACTTAAACGCAGGGAAAAAATGAAAGGACAGTTGGAGGAAACGCTTCAACACATCAAG ACTCAAGCCGAGCGCACAGAGCGTCAGATTAAACATGAGTTTGAAAGCCTTCATCAGTTTCTCCGAGATGAAGAAGAGGCTACAATCACTGCACTGAGAGAGGAAGAGGAGCAGAAGAAGCAGATGATGAAGGAGAAGCTGGaggagatgaacacacacatctcaGCTCTTTCACACACGATCAAAGACTCGGAGGAGATGCTGAAAGCCAACGACGTCTGCTTTCTAAAG gAGTTTCCAGTCTCGATGGAAAG AGTCCAGATCTCACAGCCGGATCCACAGACGCCTTCTGGAGCTTTGATTAATGTGTCTTGCTACTTGGGGAACCTGCCGTTCAGAGTCTGGAAGAAGATGCAGGAAATTGTCTACTATA CTCCTGTGATTCTGGATCCAAACACTGCAAATTCAAGTCTCGTCCTCTCTGATGATCTGACCAGTGTGGCAAGAGATATAATTATAGAACTGCGCCCTGATAATCCTGAAAGATTTGACAGTTATTGCTGTGTTCTGGGTTCAGAGGGGTTTACCTCAGGAACACACTACTGGGATGTGGAGGTCAACGAGAGCCCAGGCTGGAGTCTTGGAGTAACTACAGCATCAAAACAAAGGAAGGGACGAGTTTTCTTCAACACAGATTTCTGGGGCGTGCAGTGTGGACCGTTTCAGCTGCCTGGCGTTCAGGTTCAGAAGGATCTCAAGTATGTGAGAGTTGATCTGGACTGTGACAGTGGAACAGTGTCTTTCTCTGATCCTGTAACAAACACACATCTACACACATTCACATCCACCCTCACCGAGTCTGTCTTTCCATTCTTCTGCAGCTATTTTACTCTGAGGATCTTACCACTCGGTAGTATTCAAATGTTAGAGGAGTAG